One segment of Shewanella piezotolerans WP3 DNA contains the following:
- a CDS encoding Major coat protein precursor yields the protein MADIFAAVDLASVATFIAGTGVLIVGINLALKGITIAKRAVNKA from the coding sequence ATGGCTGATATTTTCGCTGCGGTAGATTTAGCAAGTGTTGCAACTTTCATTGCTGGTACAGGTGTTCTGATTGTTGGTATTAACCTTGCGCTTAAGGGTATTACGATTGCAAAGCGTGCAGTTAACAAAGCGTAA
- a CDS encoding DUF2523 family protein — MLDWFANKWNQFVDYLYQIFTSAVEFLKDFLWWVLDMLFGAVVFLLDGLTSLFQGLNPLQYISAIPPETQYFMGVCGISTSMSSIVTALIIRMTLQLIPFVRLGS; from the coding sequence ATGTTGGATTGGTTTGCAAATAAATGGAATCAGTTTGTTGATTACCTTTATCAGATTTTTACAAGTGCTGTTGAGTTTCTAAAGGATTTTCTTTGGTGGGTACTCGATATGCTATTTGGTGCGGTGGTGTTTCTATTGGATGGTTTAACCAGTCTATTTCAAGGCTTGAATCCGTTGCAGTATATCTCTGCAATACCACCTGAAACGCAATATTTTATGGGGGTTTGCGGTATCAGTACCTCTATGTCATCAATCGTTACAGCGTTGATTATCAGAATGACATTGCAGCTTATCCCGTTTGTGAGGTTAGGCTCATGA
- a CDS encoding zonular occludens toxin domain-containing protein, whose translation MINGIFGRPRAGKSYESVVYHIIPAAKDGRKVVTNIPVNKEKIAQYYGQEAADNITVIEAKFNQYGMIRPFSVPEDFTKHDWKAENGQGVLFVVDEAHLSIGRDAKIEVLEYLSMHGHYGHDIIILTQNARKLHKDLKDMIEVCWRCIKKSVFGDDTHYIKKTYHGVSGRNADFVHEEEREYKKQYFQFYQSHTQSSSPVDEAKTKDIKADLIPHKKLSIALIIIGVLFVLYTGKKLLVPDSLGIDDSEVVEVEASQKSSETGSTAVNQQVVTSGVPSNVQPLKPQKSVDNKHPFYKVSLHIDSVAEFTLKQYLVKEVYFVAAQNGQSMFTISTRDLRLAGYDVQVFGDCAVLITYDDYEDWLTCDSPQVSLAANLPEVAED comes from the coding sequence ATGATTAACGGTATTTTTGGGCGCCCTAGAGCGGGTAAAAGTTACGAAAGCGTTGTTTATCACATTATTCCAGCGGCTAAAGATGGGCGTAAGGTCGTAACAAACATTCCTGTTAACAAGGAAAAGATAGCCCAGTATTACGGTCAAGAAGCAGCGGATAACATTACGGTTATCGAAGCTAAATTTAACCAGTACGGCATGATTAGGCCGTTTTCAGTACCAGAGGATTTTACCAAGCACGATTGGAAGGCTGAGAACGGTCAAGGCGTTTTATTTGTTGTTGATGAAGCGCATTTGTCTATAGGCCGTGACGCCAAGATAGAAGTTTTAGAATATCTCTCAATGCATGGTCACTACGGCCACGACATTATTATTTTGACCCAAAATGCAAGGAAGTTACACAAAGACCTTAAAGATATGATTGAGGTTTGTTGGCGCTGCATTAAGAAGTCTGTTTTTGGTGATGATACTCACTACATTAAAAAGACTTATCACGGCGTCTCGGGTCGTAATGCTGATTTTGTGCATGAAGAGGAACGCGAGTACAAAAAGCAATATTTTCAGTTCTACCAGAGTCACACGCAATCAAGCTCGCCAGTTGATGAAGCGAAGACAAAAGACATAAAAGCAGACCTAATACCGCATAAAAAGTTATCGATAGCTTTAATTATTATCGGGGTTTTGTTTGTGCTTTATACAGGTAAAAAGCTTCTAGTGCCTGATTCGTTGGGTATCGATGATAGTGAAGTTGTAGAGGTTGAGGCTTCTCAGAAATCGTCAGAAACAGGGTCTACTGCAGTTAATCAGCAGGTCGTTACAAGCGGTGTGCCTTCTAACGTCCAGCCCTTAAAGCCTCAAAAATCAGTCGATAATAAACATCCGTTTTATAAGGTGAGCTTGCATATTGATAGCGTGGCTGAATTCACGTTAAAGCAGTATTTAGTTAAAGAGGTTTATTTTGTTGCTGCTCAAAATGGTCAATCTATGTTTACCATTTCAACGCGTGATTTAAGGCTGGCAGGTTATGACGTTCAAGTCTTTGGTGATTGCGCTGTCTTGATCACTTATGACGACTATGAAGACTGGTTAACGTGTGATTCGCCTCAAGTATCTTTAGCAGCCAATTTACCAGAGGTCGCAGAAGATTAG
- a CDS encoding tyrosine-type recombinase/integrase encodes MQQPIVMPLFDSIEYLENGNPIINQRITQLSLSGIQDASVVYEHATDWLAEQKYSENNYKAYRSELTTFLHWCFDVAKLDLLRIGRKEVGKYVEYCQSPPLNLIGYYNVAQFKAEKGSSLRTPNPQWLPFRGKKTANIIQPYALSESALKTKIAILSSFYAYLMSEDYVEKNPAQMWLNKSRFASSKKYRLDNDGDNQLAFTELQWSYVISTVTKLAKEQPETHQRSLFLIKLIYCCYLRVSEVAARAGYTPVMAQFKRNPQTGIWSFHIPSSKGGKRRTVSMSNALLEALVEYRQYLGLADYPKSTEQHPLIIRQRAAGRGREVGCINANLGIRQIREEVDKIIVLAAISAENDGFVEDGAQMRQLSIHNIRHTGITHDINIHGRPLSHVQADAGHESIDTTSQYLHTTQIERHQSGQNKPLDNLQGIE; translated from the coding sequence ATGCAACAACCAATTGTAATGCCACTCTTCGACTCTATAGAATACCTTGAAAATGGCAATCCAATAATCAATCAGCGTATTACTCAGCTCTCTTTAAGCGGAATACAAGATGCCAGTGTGGTATATGAACATGCCACCGATTGGCTAGCAGAACAAAAGTACAGTGAAAATAACTATAAGGCCTACCGTAGCGAGTTAACCACTTTTCTCCATTGGTGTTTTGACGTTGCTAAACTTGATCTGCTTAGGATAGGCCGTAAAGAGGTTGGAAAATATGTAGAGTATTGTCAGTCTCCGCCTCTAAACCTAATTGGCTATTATAATGTCGCGCAGTTTAAAGCGGAGAAGGGGAGTTCACTGCGAACGCCAAACCCGCAATGGTTGCCTTTTCGTGGTAAGAAGACTGCCAATATAATCCAGCCCTATGCATTAAGCGAAAGTGCCTTAAAAACCAAGATCGCCATTTTGTCTTCTTTTTATGCCTATTTAATGAGTGAAGATTACGTCGAGAAAAACCCAGCGCAGATGTGGCTTAATAAAAGTCGATTTGCTTCAAGTAAGAAGTATCGCCTTGATAACGACGGCGACAATCAACTCGCTTTTACCGAGTTGCAATGGTCTTACGTGATTTCAACAGTCACCAAGTTAGCCAAAGAACAACCTGAAACTCATCAACGCAGCTTGTTCTTAATTAAACTTATTTATTGCTGTTATTTACGGGTATCAGAGGTTGCTGCAAGAGCGGGGTACACGCCAGTTATGGCGCAATTTAAACGTAATCCGCAAACTGGTATTTGGAGCTTTCATATTCCTTCAAGTAAAGGAGGCAAGCGGCGTACCGTATCTATGTCTAATGCACTGCTAGAAGCATTAGTGGAGTACAGACAATATTTAGGTTTAGCTGATTATCCGAAATCAACTGAACAGCATCCACTTATTATTAGGCAAAGAGCAGCTGGACGCGGCAGGGAAGTCGGCTGTATTAATGCCAACCTTGGGATCCGTCAAATAAGAGAAGAAGTAGATAAGATCATCGTTCTTGCAGCTATAAGTGCCGAAAATGACGGCTTTGTAGAAGATGGCGCACAGATGAGACAATTGAGTATCCACAATATACGCCATACAGGGATCACTCATGACATCAATATTCATGGCAGGCCGTTGTCTCACGTGCAAGCGGACGCGGGACATGAAAGCATTGATACGACATCGCAATATTTGCACACAACACAGATTGAGCGTCATCAAAGTGGCCAAAATAAACCGTTAGATAATCTGCAAGGTATCGAGTAA
- the ccoN gene encoding cytochrome-c oxidase, cbb3-type subunit I gives MMNHSQPQGADYNYTIVRQFALTTVLWGIVGMSVGVLIAAQLIWPQLNFETPWLTYSRLRPLHTNAVIFAFGTSALFATSYYIVQRTCQTKLFAPKLAAFTFWGWQAIILSAAISLPLGITSGKEYAELEWPIDIAITIVWVAYAVVFFGTIVKRTTSHIYVANWFFGAFIITVAVLHIVNSMAVPLTLTKSYSLYSGAVDAMVQWWYGHNAVGFLLTAGFLGMMYYFVPKQAGRPVYSYRLSIVHFWALIALYIWAGPHHLHYTALPDWTQSLGMVMSLILFAPSWGGMINGIMTLSGAWHKLRTDPILRFLVVSLSFYGMSTFEGPMMAIKTVNALSHYTDWTVGHVHSGALGWVAMVSIGSLYHLIPVLFNHGRMYSTNLINVHFWLATIGTVLYIVSMWISGVMQGLMWRAVNSDGTLTYSFVESLEASYPFYFVRFLGGVFFLTGMFLMAYNVFRTVKAPKDSLPAIAEAKAA, from the coding sequence ATGATGAACCATTCCCAGCCTCAAGGCGCTGATTACAACTACACTATTGTCCGTCAATTCGCCTTAACAACTGTGTTATGGGGTATTGTTGGAATGTCAGTAGGTGTATTGATCGCAGCCCAGTTAATCTGGCCGCAACTAAACTTTGAAACTCCATGGTTAACGTATAGTCGTCTTAGACCTCTACATACGAATGCTGTGATTTTCGCGTTTGGTACTTCAGCCCTTTTTGCCACATCCTATTATATCGTTCAACGCACCTGTCAAACCAAGCTATTTGCGCCTAAGTTAGCCGCATTTACGTTTTGGGGTTGGCAAGCCATTATTCTATCAGCAGCAATAAGCCTGCCTCTTGGTATCACAAGTGGTAAGGAATATGCTGAGCTAGAATGGCCAATTGATATCGCAATAACCATAGTTTGGGTTGCGTATGCAGTGGTGTTCTTCGGTACCATCGTTAAACGAACAACTTCTCACATTTATGTGGCGAACTGGTTCTTTGGTGCCTTCATTATCACCGTAGCAGTGTTGCACATAGTTAACTCTATGGCAGTCCCGCTAACGCTGACCAAGTCGTACTCACTTTATAGTGGCGCTGTCGATGCTATGGTTCAGTGGTGGTATGGCCATAATGCGGTTGGTTTCTTACTAACAGCTGGTTTCTTGGGTATGATGTATTACTTCGTACCGAAGCAAGCGGGTCGCCCTGTTTATTCGTACCGTTTATCTATTGTTCATTTCTGGGCATTGATTGCTTTGTACATCTGGGCTGGTCCTCACCACCTACATTACACTGCGCTTCCAGATTGGACTCAATCACTTGGTATGGTGATGTCGCTTATTCTATTCGCTCCTTCATGGGGTGGCATGATTAACGGTATCATGACGTTATCAGGTGCTTGGCACAAACTTCGTACAGACCCTATCCTGCGTTTCCTTGTTGTTTCATTGTCATTCTACGGTATGTCTACCTTTGAAGGCCCAATGATGGCAATTAAGACTGTTAACGCACTTTCTCATTACACTGATTGGACTGTTGGACATGTTCACTCTGGTGCTTTGGGTTGGGTAGCGATGGTTTCTATCGGTTCTTTGTATCACTTGATACCAGTTCTGTTTAACCATGGCCGTATGTACAGCACAAACTTAATTAACGTTCATTTCTGGTTGGCAACAATCGGTACTGTTCTTTATATCGTTTCAATGTGGATCTCTGGTGTAATGCAAGGTCTGATGTGGCGCGCAGTTAACTCTGACGGTACATTGACTTATAGCTTCGTTGAAAGCTTAGAAGCCTCTTACCCGTTCTACTTTGTACGTTTCTTAGGTGGTGTTTTCTTCCTGACAGGTATGTTCTTAATGGCATACAACGTGTTCCGTACTGTTAAGGCCCCTAAAGATTCTTTGCCAGCAATTGCTGAAGCAAAAGCAGCTTAA
- the ccoO gene encoding cytochrome-c oxidase, cbb3-type subunit II → MKFNHELVEKNIGLLGIFTVIAISFGSLVEITPLLFQKDTTEPLEGQIPYTALQIEGRDIYVREGCYNCHSQMIRPLRAETERYGHYSVAGESVWDHPFQWGSKRTGPDLARVGGRYSDKWHEVHLIDPRAVVPQSNMPGFPWLAENKLDGELTGKKMDILRNLHPTHKLYTDEEIAGAKDAVKDKTEMEALIAYLQSLGHALK, encoded by the coding sequence ATGAAATTTAATCATGAGTTAGTTGAGAAAAACATCGGTCTATTAGGGATATTTACGGTTATCGCAATCAGCTTTGGTAGCTTGGTTGAGATCACTCCCCTACTTTTCCAAAAAGACACGACTGAGCCGCTAGAAGGTCAGATCCCTTACACTGCTTTGCAGATTGAAGGCCGTGATATCTATGTTCGTGAAGGTTGTTATAACTGTCACAGCCAGATGATCCGTCCTTTACGTGCAGAAACTGAACGCTACGGACATTATTCTGTTGCCGGTGAGTCTGTATGGGATCACCCATTCCAGTGGGGTTCTAAGCGTACAGGTCCTGATTTGGCTCGTGTTGGCGGTCGTTACAGTGATAAATGGCATGAAGTTCATTTAATTGATCCTCGCGCTGTAGTACCACAGTCTAATATGCCTGGTTTCCCATGGTTGGCAGAAAACAAGCTAGATGGCGAGTTAACTGGCAAGAAAATGGACATCTTACGCAATCTTCACCCTACACATAAGCTGTATACCGATGAAGAGATTGCTGGAGCTAAAGACGCTGTGAAAGATAAGACGGAAATGGAAGCATTGATCGCTTATCTTCAATCACTTGGCCACGCGCTAAAATAA
- a CDS encoding CcoQ/FixQ family Cbb3-type cytochrome c oxidase assembly chaperone gives MDYGTLRGIITIVVMVTFVGIFAWAYSSSRKKQFDDAANLVFSDEEQSAIANNSGEPK, from the coding sequence ATGGATTACGGCACATTACGAGGAATTATAACCATCGTAGTAATGGTGACCTTCGTCGGTATATTTGCTTGGGCATATAGCTCGAGTCGCAAAAAGCAATTCGACGATGCAGCTAATCTTGTTTTCTCTGATGAAGAGCAAAGCGCGATTGCGAATAACTCAGGAGAGCCAAAGTAA
- the ccoP gene encoding cytochrome-c oxidase, cbb3-type subunit III gives MTNFWSIWIIVLSSVVIIGCIFLLRACSKNDTGVEEGESMGHSFDGIEELNNPLPKWWSYMFYITIVFSVIYLALYPGMGSFKGLLGWTSSNQSVRTLEESKIAVEDALKEGRWVQYDQEVIHANEKFGPIFKAYADTPLEELVNNKEALKVGGRLFLQNCAMCHGSDARGSKGFPNLTDGAWLYGGELETIKTSIMNGRHGMMPPKGGLPIEDSELPGLAEYVVKLSGREHDAALAAQGQGSFMKGCFACHGMDGTGNKFMGAPNLTDNAWLYGGSRGAIQQSIKNGRSGVMPAWKDVLGEEKVHVISAYVYSLSNK, from the coding sequence ATGACAAACTTCTGGAGTATATGGATTATCGTACTCTCGTCTGTGGTAATCATTGGTTGTATTTTTCTACTACGTGCATGTTCTAAGAACGACACTGGTGTAGAAGAAGGCGAATCAATGGGCCATAGCTTCGACGGTATTGAAGAATTAAATAACCCACTGCCAAAATGGTGGAGTTATATGTTCTACATTACTATCGTATTTAGTGTCATCTATCTTGCACTTTATCCAGGTATGGGTAGCTTTAAGGGCTTATTAGGTTGGACAAGTTCGAACCAAAGCGTTCGTACACTTGAAGAATCTAAGATTGCTGTTGAAGATGCTTTAAAAGAAGGCCGTTGGGTTCAGTATGACCAAGAAGTCATCCATGCTAACGAAAAGTTTGGTCCTATCTTTAAAGCATACGCTGACACGCCATTGGAAGAGTTAGTTAATAACAAAGAAGCACTGAAAGTTGGTGGTCGTTTGTTCTTACAAAACTGTGCAATGTGTCATGGCAGTGATGCTCGCGGTAGCAAGGGCTTCCCTAACCTCACCGATGGTGCTTGGTTATATGGTGGTGAACTAGAAACGATTAAGACATCCATTATGAATGGCCGTCACGGTATGATGCCGCCTAAAGGTGGTCTACCTATCGAAGATAGTGAATTACCAGGTCTAGCTGAATACGTTGTTAAGTTGTCTGGTCGTGAACATGACGCTGCACTTGCAGCTCAAGGTCAAGGTTCATTCATGAAAGGCTGTTTTGCTTGTCATGGTATGGACGGTACAGGTAACAAATTCATGGGTGCACCTAACTTAACTGACAATGCGTGGCTATATGGCGGAAGCCGTGGTGCGATTCAGCAGTCTATTAAGAATGGTCGAAGTGGCGTAATGCCTGCATGGAAAGATGTATTAGGTGAAGAGAAAGTTCACGTAATCTCAGCATACGTTTATAGCTTGTCAAACAAGTAG
- a CDS encoding FixH family protein — protein MSTSQPWYKQFWPWFLIILPLCAVVASINLLYLAVSNKDSLVSEDYYKEGKGINMDLRKIKHAKQLGMNYLLEFDDEYVELSQQGGENYQAALSVGFFHPTMAEKDFNEIVTADANGVYRIEIDQPISGPWEVRIEGFDQTWRIQQRVTLVDDQQYWLN, from the coding sequence ATGTCCACTTCTCAACCCTGGTATAAACAATTCTGGCCTTGGTTTTTAATCATTCTTCCTCTTTGTGCAGTCGTTGCAAGTATTAACTTGTTATATCTTGCTGTTTCAAACAAAGATTCACTGGTGTCAGAAGATTACTATAAAGAAGGTAAAGGCATTAACATGGACCTTCGCAAGATTAAACACGCAAAACAGTTAGGAATGAACTACCTACTTGAGTTTGATGACGAATACGTTGAGCTTTCACAGCAAGGTGGTGAAAACTATCAAGCAGCATTAAGTGTTGGTTTTTTTCACCCAACAATGGCTGAAAAGGATTTCAATGAAATAGTGACCGCAGATGCAAACGGTGTCTACCGTATCGAAATCGACCAGCCTATTTCGGGACCTTGGGAAGTACGTATTGAAGGTTTCGATCAAACTTGGCGCATTCAGCAGCGCGTAACTTTAGTAGACGACCAGCAGTACTGGCTAAACTAA
- a CDS encoding heavy metal translocating P-type ATPase, with protein sequence MSQISCYHCSEPVLTGTQFTTQIQNEDQPMCCPGCQAVSQAIIDAGLTNYYKFRTEPGSKQTALVPEELNSVSAYDLPEVQQDFIHHRDELNEVSLTIDGITCAACAWLIEHQVKKLNGVVSVQVNSTTQRALIAWQADQVKLSEILNKIGAIGYQAAPFQIDEQETKSKKDSRKFLVRLGLAGFATMQVMMFALALYSGYFTDLDTEFRDYFRWVSMLFTAPVVFYSAQPFYFSAIRSLLMGRLNMDVSVSIAICGAYIASCVETINGTGEVYFESVSMFTFFLLLGRYFEQNARQKASVSSSNLHKLVPLTALLKTDKGIEEVPAKRLVIGDTIVVKPGDVIAADGIIIEGNSSINEAMLTGEQMPVAKSLEAQVFAGTINIEQPITIQVTALGQEQLVAEIIRLQEIASNSKPKIALYADRFSNYFTAAILLIATATYIFWYFYSPEDAFWVTLSVLVATCPCALALATPTAVTCGTAILTKLGIITRKAGVFEKLPKLNHIVFDKTGTLTLGSLSITDVEMILAGKESLPQEKVMQYAAALEASSLHPIARAFQPYLNQTIKVLDKKSFVGNGLQGVIDGHLVKIGSQSFINGSNAEEKEVIVWLSIDDVVQAKITLADEIRPYTEQAVTALKALGCNISIASGDKSGEVASLAKRLDIKNWHNGLMPEDKLALIGKLQQTNQVAMFGDGINDAPVLAGANLSVAMGSGAAISKNSADIILLGDNLSRFSDAVKVAKKTGLIIKQNLFWALAYNLFIIPLAVSGHVAPYIAAIGMSASSLIVVSNSLRLLKVRV encoded by the coding sequence ATGAGCCAGATCAGTTGCTATCATTGCAGTGAACCCGTACTCACCGGTACTCAATTCACCACTCAAATCCAAAATGAAGATCAACCCATGTGTTGTCCGGGGTGCCAGGCAGTTTCACAGGCTATTATCGATGCGGGTTTAACTAATTATTATAAATTTCGTACTGAACCCGGTAGTAAGCAAACCGCTTTAGTACCCGAAGAGTTAAACAGCGTTAGTGCTTATGACCTGCCAGAAGTGCAACAGGACTTTATTCATCATAGAGATGAACTCAATGAAGTCTCGCTAACTATTGATGGGATCACCTGCGCAGCTTGTGCTTGGCTGATTGAACATCAAGTCAAAAAGCTCAATGGCGTAGTCAGTGTTCAAGTTAACTCAACCACTCAGCGAGCACTCATTGCATGGCAAGCCGATCAAGTTAAGTTGAGTGAAATTCTGAATAAAATTGGTGCGATTGGTTATCAGGCTGCGCCATTTCAAATCGATGAACAAGAAACAAAGAGTAAAAAAGACAGTAGAAAGTTTTTAGTCCGTCTTGGGCTAGCGGGTTTTGCTACCATGCAAGTAATGATGTTTGCCCTCGCCCTTTACTCTGGATACTTTACCGATCTAGACACAGAATTTAGGGATTACTTCCGCTGGGTTAGCATGCTTTTTACCGCGCCTGTTGTGTTTTACTCTGCTCAGCCCTTTTATTTCAGTGCCATACGTTCCTTGTTAATGGGGCGTTTGAATATGGACGTTTCAGTGAGTATCGCAATATGCGGCGCTTATATCGCCAGTTGTGTTGAAACCATTAACGGCACTGGGGAGGTCTATTTCGAATCGGTATCGATGTTTACTTTTTTCCTATTGCTTGGACGTTACTTTGAACAAAATGCTCGTCAAAAAGCTTCTGTTAGCTCCAGTAATTTACATAAACTGGTGCCATTAACCGCTCTTTTAAAAACCGACAAAGGTATTGAAGAAGTACCAGCTAAAAGGCTAGTGATTGGCGATACTATCGTGGTGAAACCTGGCGATGTAATTGCAGCTGACGGTATTATTATTGAGGGAAATTCCTCCATAAACGAAGCCATGTTAACCGGTGAGCAGATGCCAGTTGCTAAGTCATTAGAGGCACAAGTGTTTGCTGGCACGATCAATATTGAACAACCGATTACCATCCAAGTCACCGCGTTAGGGCAAGAACAGCTGGTTGCCGAGATTATTAGGCTGCAAGAGATAGCGTCTAATAGTAAACCTAAGATTGCTCTTTATGCTGATCGATTTTCTAATTACTTTACTGCTGCAATTTTGTTGATTGCGACAGCCACTTATATATTTTGGTATTTTTACTCACCTGAAGATGCTTTTTGGGTAACACTTTCGGTGTTAGTTGCGACCTGCCCTTGTGCATTAGCACTCGCAACACCTACGGCAGTAACATGTGGTACAGCAATTTTAACAAAGCTTGGGATTATCACTCGCAAGGCTGGTGTTTTTGAAAAGCTTCCTAAGCTCAACCATATCGTATTTGATAAAACTGGCACACTCACCTTAGGATCGTTATCTATAACAGATGTAGAAATGATACTAGCCGGCAAAGAAAGCCTGCCACAAGAGAAAGTAATGCAATATGCGGCGGCGCTGGAGGCAAGTTCATTACACCCTATCGCTCGCGCTTTTCAACCGTATTTAAACCAAACAATCAAAGTGTTAGATAAAAAAAGCTTTGTTGGTAACGGGCTACAAGGTGTTATTGATGGTCATTTAGTTAAAATCGGCAGTCAATCATTTATCAATGGCAGCAATGCAGAAGAAAAAGAGGTCATTGTTTGGTTAAGCATTGATGATGTTGTTCAAGCAAAGATAACGCTCGCCGATGAAATTAGGCCATATACTGAGCAAGCAGTTACCGCACTTAAAGCGTTAGGCTGTAATATTAGTATCGCAAGCGGCGATAAATCAGGCGAAGTTGCATCACTGGCCAAACGGCTCGATATTAAGAACTGGCACAATGGTCTTATGCCTGAAGACAAGCTGGCGTTGATTGGTAAACTGCAACAAACCAACCAAGTGGCTATGTTTGGTGACGGCATTAACGATGCTCCCGTCCTCGCAGGTGCCAACCTCTCTGTCGCAATGGGAAGCGGTGCGGCTATCAGTAAAAACAGTGCAGATATCATACTACTTGGTGATAATTTGTCTCGTTTTTCTGATGCGGTAAAAGTCGCTAAGAAAACCGGGCTTATCATCAAGCAAAATTTGTTCTGGGCGCTGGCATACAACCTGTTTATAATCCCTCTAGCAGTTAGCGGTCATGTTGCTCCTTATATTGCCGCAATTGGCATGTCAGCCAGTTCACTCATTGTCGTAAGCAATAGCTTAAGACTACTCAAGGTACGTGTATGA
- the ccoS gene encoding cbb3-type cytochrome oxidase assembly protein CcoS — translation MSIIYVLIPIAMLFVLVAVGIFFWAVRSDQFDDLEKQSVSILFEEDSNQAESTRSLDSRNVTDSQDKRKNTPSE, via the coding sequence ATGAGCATTATTTATGTCTTGATCCCCATCGCCATGTTATTTGTACTCGTTGCAGTAGGCATTTTCTTTTGGGCTGTTCGTTCAGATCAATTTGATGACTTAGAGAAGCAAAGTGTCTCTATTTTGTTTGAAGAAGATAGCAATCAAGCCGAGTCGACTCGCTCTCTAGACTCTCGGAATGTAACAGACTCACAAGATAAACGGAAAAACACGCCGAGTGAATGA
- a CDS encoding sulfite exporter TauE/SafE family protein, whose protein sequence is MNDYSLVGAFLVGIMGAGHCIGMCGGLVGALSANIPQTNGSNTLVKQLGYLFSYNSGRIISYTTAGALVGLSTNALGLLFDVDLYLLVLRIIAGLMMMITGLYIAQIWSGVVQIERLGKGLWKLVSPLANRFIPIKSIPQAFIAGGLWGWLPCGLVYSMLTWAVAAGNALDGALIMAAFGLGTLPALLSAGVAASTFSRWVQKSTVKKVSGMLLIAFGIQTLYVAIGQLN, encoded by the coding sequence GTGAATGATTACAGCTTAGTCGGCGCATTTCTTGTTGGTATCATGGGCGCTGGCCATTGCATAGGTATGTGTGGCGGCCTTGTCGGTGCATTATCAGCAAATATTCCCCAAACAAATGGTAGTAACACACTGGTAAAACAACTCGGTTACCTTTTCAGCTATAACAGTGGGCGCATCATTAGCTATACCACGGCAGGCGCTCTTGTTGGGCTAAGTACCAATGCACTAGGGTTACTGTTTGACGTTGACCTATACTTATTAGTACTGCGGATTATCGCAGGTCTGATGATGATGATTACTGGCTTGTACATTGCACAAATTTGGTCTGGCGTCGTACAGATAGAACGCTTAGGTAAAGGTCTGTGGAAATTAGTATCACCTTTAGCTAATCGCTTTATCCCCATCAAAAGCATACCACAGGCTTTCATTGCCGGTGGATTGTGGGGTTGGTTACCTTGTGGATTAGTCTACAGCATGCTTACTTGGGCTGTCGCTGCAGGTAATGCGCTGGACGGTGCGTTAATTATGGCTGCGTTTGGTTTAGGTACACTTCCGGCACTACTTAGTGCTGGCGTAGCTGCAAGTACCTTTAGCCGCTGGGTTCAAAAAAGTACCGTAAAAAAAGTGAGCGGCATGCTACTTATTGCCTTCGGCATACAAACCTTATATGTGGCTATAGGGCAGCTAAACTAG